The sequence CGCGCACGCGCGCGCCGCGGGGGGCGCTGGGAGATGTAGTCCCGGGGGAACGGGGGGCtcgtggggcggggggctcgTGCGTCCTGACCCCCCGTGCTCGGGGACCCCGGTGTCCCGCCCCTCGTGTGCCTCCCCCCAGGCTCTGGCGGggacccccagtgccccccccaccccgggggggtccccagtgtcctcccccccaagccccctccCAACTCTCGAGGGGTCCCCTCATCAGTGCTTATGGGGGGACCCCCGAGTGTCCCGCGCTTTATGGGGGTCCCCAAGTGTCCTCCCCCACCCCTAGAAGGGACCCCCAgtgtgtccccccccatcccgggggggtccccagtgtcctctgtgtccccaagccctctcccagctctgaGGGGAAGCGCCCACCACcatcctgccccctccccgtgcTCATGGGGGGGGGACCCCGAGTGTCCTACcccttggggggggggtccccaactgttctccccccccaaacccctagAGGGGACCCCCAGTGTCCTGCCCCCCACCAAACtctgggggaccccccccagcccctgcaaagGGAACCCCGGCATCCTGCCCCCCCGGCCCACAgaggggaggcgggcggggggggccgtTAAATTACTCCGGTTTATTTATAACAGACCTTCAGCCAGTACAGTACAAAACTTACAGTAGTAGATCTCGTTACACAAATAGGTAATTAATTACAATATCTTACAGATACAAAAGCTCCTGCGGTcacggggggggcgggggtgttTTTTTGTCCAAAAGCGAGTCTAACCtcacaaaaaagggaaaaacaaagacGACAGCAAATCCATTAACGATATACAAATGAAAACTCGTTAGAAAGGAAGGAGGGCCCGTAGCCGAGGGGAGGCCGGGGTATTGCACATCATCGTTTGTTCTTCATacatctgattaaaaaatatagatatttaCACGAGTAAAGCGACCTGGAGTTTTACAAAATTcctacatttttgttttagacTCTTTtacggggggggggaagaaaagagacggaaagaaaaaacaacccgAGAGCGGTCAGAAACTGCAGAGCTTCCATTTCGGTTTGTAAAATCCcctttttgggtttgtttcggtgctgggggggtgcggggggctcCGGCTTGTTCTGCCGGCACCGGTTCCCGGCGGCAGCgggtgggaaggggcagcagAGCCCCGCGCCGAGCCCCGGCTCAGccgccccctctcccctctcgCCACGCAGACACCATcgacagaaaagaaagaaaggagcgggggggtggggagaataaaaaaaataataaaagaaaatgggaaataggGGCAACGGGAGTTGCCGCCGCGTGAGGTGGTTGTGTTTGTGTCTGTAGAAAAAGGAACAGCCTTTGGTTTCAACCTCAGGAGAGCCCCGGGAGCGGCTGCTGCCGAGGGGCGTTTTATGCATCCTGGGCCTGGGTAGGAAGCGGGGCCCCCCCGGGACGTGGCCGGGGTCCCGGCTGCCGCGGGAGCCGCGAGCACCGGGGCCGCGCTTTATTTTTGGTTATATCGGCtgcctccccggccccgctaAATCCCTTTCGCCGGGGGACCCCCGTCCCGGGAGGTCCCCGGTTCCGGACCCCCTTCCCTCGCCGTCTCGCCCCTGAAAACCGGCCGGCTCCCGGCCGCCTGCCCCCGGAGCCGCTCGGAGCCCGTCCCGGGGGAAAGGGGCTCAGCGGGGCAGCTGCTCGATGCAGCCGACGAcacccccaaacctcccacCCCTCTTTCGGACCCTCCGAACGCAGGGGGGGACCGGGGGTCCCGCGGCCGGTGCGACCGAGGGCGAAGCTCTGGCGTTCAGGGTGCCGCCGCCCCGGCTCCTCTGTGCGAACGAGAGCGGGGCGGGCGCCGTGGGACCAGAAACGACACCGGCCCCCGGGGAGACCCCGCCGAGCCCCCGGGACTGCCGGGGGAGCGACCCGCCCGGGAAGGctttgggggcagagggagcgAGGGGGGCCAGGTCGGGGGTCCGGCGTCCCCACCGCCGGCGGGCAGCGTGCGGGGAGCAACCCCTGCAGCAGAGCGGGCTGGAGATACTGGCCTGTgccgaggaagaggaggaggaggaggaggaggaggaggaggaggaggagatccCAGACAGCAGAATGGAGCTGTCACCCGGACGCTCGCCATCTTCCTGGCTTACGTTTCCTTCATTTAAGCGGAGCGATGCGGACCCCCATCGCCCCCCGCGCGTACGGGGGGCTTCAAACACCGCGGGAAGAAGGAGCCGGGCAAAACCCAGCTTCACCGCCCCGGCTCTGCCGGCACTGCCGCCGGCACAAccggccccgcggggaggcaggggggtCCCTGCTTTATGCTCCGTGTATTTAAACTCATTAAAGCTCGGGGCGCAGCAGCCCCCCGCCAGGCAGGGGGGTCGTGGCCGACGGAGGGGGGAGTCCCGGGGGGTTTAGCACCTAATCTGAGGTTCGCTTCGCCCAAAAGGGGGGACGGGCAATGCCGGGCTTGCACCAAGGAAAGGGCTCGGAGCTCCAGGCTGGCGCGTGGCCGCGTGCCGTGCCGGAGAGCCGACCGGGAccggggtgggagagggagaacCAGTCTCAAAAATTCAAGTGagacttggggggggggggggagggggggagggagggaagagttataaaaagagaaactaagAAGCTTAATAAATAAcggagggaggtggggggagcacAAAAAAGtccattaatatttaaataactccatttataaaaaggcaaattgtTAAGAGCTCCCCCTTGTcggggttggtttttttttttttttagttattgatttttttttttttaaatatttttgtagccAAAGTCAGTGCAAAGGagtataaaagaaaaaccaacagTTCCATGCCCTAAGGGTGGAGGGGCCGAGCTAGAGACAGAGGAAGAGTCGAgggcgggctgggggggacggggagggcaggggaggggggggtttAGCCGACTTTATGCTCGCCCCGCACTATGTGGGAGGAGAACTCGTACCGGTCCTGGCTGTGGTAGCCACAGATGTTGCATTCGAAAGGGTCTCTGAAGCCGTGGCAGCCCATGTGGATGGTGAACATGACGTGGTCCAGGAAGAGGATGCGGCAGTGCTCGCACTTGAAGGCCCTGATCTGCTCCCCGTCCTCATTGACCACCCGCAGGGCTTCTTTGGCGGAGCTGGGCGTGGAGCGGGCGGCCGGGGGTCCCTCCGGCAGCTTGGGGTCCTCTTTGGCGTAGGCTGGGCTCTGGCGGCTGCTGGCGCAGTTCCCCGCCGGCAGCTGCGAGCTCCGCTCTTCGTGGTTGCTCTCCGTGTCCGTCGAGTCCTGGCAGCCGTTGGTGGGCGACACGGCCTGCTCCCGGCCCCGGTACACCACCTGCACCCCGTCCGGCACGTCCTCGTGCCCCTCGGCGGCTTCCCGGCTCCCCGGCATCTCCAGCCGACCCGGCAGGGGCTGGATCTGGGTGTAGACGGAGCTGATGACGGGGGTGACTTCCGAGATGCAGTTTGTGGGGGGGAGCCGGAGGGGGCGAAGGTGCTCCCCCCCCATCAGGGACAGGGAGCTGCCGTAGGAGGGGTCGAGGGGGTGGTGGGCCGAGACCATCTCCACGTCCTTCTCGAAGCCGGAGTTCACGTCGAAGGGGAGATCCGATAGGGTGAATCGCATCTGCTTCTCCCCTGCCGGGAAGGAGAGTGGCATCAGAACGGGCAGgcttggttttggggtgcacCCCTGCTCCCCCGATgtcgtgcccccccccccagcgccgCGTGCGAGACCTGCCCCGTCCCAGGATCGTGGGGATGAAAGGCGCTGTGCGAACACCAGCCGCGTGCCCAAGTGCAGAGTCTCAGCTCCCGGGGGGTCCTGGCTGGGCGCTCGAGCCCCGCTCCAGCGACCAGGggctccccctctccctcctctctcctgtctGCCCAGGAAGCAAGGGGGGGGGAATCCCCTTACCCACGAATTTCTGAGGTGTCGATCGTTTCCGTTTGGTGAGGCTGTTCGCCAGCCGGTCAATAAACGTCGGCCGATCGGACGAGGGGTGAAGCAGAGAGTCCGGCACTATCTCCAGGTCTCGCATCTCGTCACCTGGCAAGACAAGGGAAACCCGGTTCAGCCGGCAACCGCGGGACGGGGCGAGCGGGACGGGCACGCTGCGACCCAGGCCGGAGACTCTGCAGCCAGCGCTCGAGGCACGCCGCTCCTGCCCTCTGCTAGCTGGGACGGACCTACGGAAAGGCTCCCGGGCTGCCTGCTCCAGGCCCAGAGCTTACCCCGTCGGTGAATCGGTCGCAGGGGAGCGCCGGCAGCCGGTCCGCCTCCCTTCTTCATCGAGCTGGGCCCGCTCCTGCCACTTTGGGGAAGAGGAGCCGGCTTCAACGGATCGAAGTGCCCTCGCTTTTCTTGCCGGCTCTCAACCCCGTCCTGGAGAGACCTGCCCCGTGTTGCTGCTGGCGAGGGCAGCTCTGCCATTCCCGTGCCCCACAGGTTATGGATCATCCGGTTAAAGTGTCCGTGCAGCCTTAACCGGTGAACCTCGCTGTAAGCACCGGTGGCTCTAGAGGGACCAGGTCTGGCTCCAAAAGGGCGAGGAGCCAGGAAGGCTCCGGCTTTGGTTTTTTGCCGGCACAGCAAAGATGGGGGGTCTGTCTGCAGGCTCCGAGGAGGAGCCAGAAGGTGCTTCCAAGCCACGCAGTGCCCGTTTCGGACACCTCCCCGCAGGGGTAGATCCCCTACACCGCGGTGTCGTAGTTGTGTTCTGTTATTTATGGAAAACGCTCTCGGTAGTTCTTGCACTAGAAATACGGGCCAAGGGTGCGTTTCGATTCAGGGGGCTTTGCAATTCGGCTGGCGGCGAGGGGAGGAACCAGGGAGGTAACGCTTTGCACTTGCAGAGGTTTGCGGCACTAACCAACGCACACGCACAGCACCTTTCATCCCACGATCGCCGGGGCACGGAGAGCTCCGGGGCTCATGCTCTCCCCCACGCAGCAGCACCCCCCCTTTTCTAATGGGAAGGACGTCCCCGAAGCTCGACCCCGTCAGCCAGAGACGGGGCTGGAAGGTGAACCCGCACCCCCATTTCCCACCCTGCCGGGACCCCTCGTCTTGTCCCCGGAGCcagggaggcagcggggctCCGGTCCCCCCCGACCCGGCTGCCCCGCGGCACTGACCTTGCTGGCTGGCCAGCGACTGCGGTTCAGTGTTCAGACTCTGCAGGTAGTTGTGGCACCGCTCCTTGTGCTCCTCCAGCGTGCTCTGCTGCTTGTAGCTCCGGCCGCAGTAGTTGCACTTGTAGGGCTTGCCGACGGTGGGGGAGGAGACTGCAAAACACGCAAACCAGAGCCTGGCTGTGAGAACAGACATAGTGCCCTCGCCAAAGAGCCCGGGAAAGGGCTGGACGTGCGTCAACGGGAGAGAAAAGTGGCAGGAATCGGTCGCCAGGGAGCATCACGGCGGGGCAGCGACCCTCGCTGTCAGCCCACCGCACCATCTAGCTGTGCCGCAGGGAAAGGGCCTCTCCGGCACATCTCGAGCGACAGTTTCCAGAGCTGGGAGCAAGAGCCGTGACCCGCAGCGCTCAGCTTCTGCCTCAGCCTTCCTCCTGACCACCATCTACCCCAACACAGCTACCGCACGTGCCCCGGCAGCTCGACTATTTGCCTCCTCAAACGCCGCTCCCTGCCGGAGAGCCGCAGGAGAAGGGCTGGATGGTCCTGGATTTTGACAGATGGGGAGCTAcgaaaataaatcataatttgGTCAAATACCTAAACCAAAACGCCTCAGACCTGGCTTTTACCTACACTTTGCTCCCAAGACACCAGCGATACGGGTTTCTAGCAGCTGCCTGGCTATGTTACGCACCTCCAGGTAAACCCTCGTGCTGGAAGCCCCGATGGCAAAGGCCATATGTAAGGAGGGCGGCTGGACCCCCcaactttttaaacatttctaagCATTTCTTCACCCTCCGTTCTCCACAAAGTGCCCGGTGGCTTGGCCAGCACTCGGTTGCTGCGTGGAGCATGTACACAGACCCCCCAGCAAGATTCATGACAAGGCACTCGCcagacacatttttattctcatcTCTCCCAATTTTCTCACTCCTGACTGAAAATCACCGAAGCCACCCAAGGTCGGCATTCAGCCTTGCTGGCCGGCGACCGCCAGACAAAGGAGAGCGGCCGCTGCGTGCCGCGGAGCTGGCGGTGCTCCTTGCGGTGGGCTGCGCACGCCATGTTATTATCTGCATGTTTTAACCGGCAGACTACTTACAGCGAAAAATCGTGACCCCTCCCAAGGGGAGATGGTATCTCTGAACCCCGTCGCAGTTTCCATCGTGCCACGAGGCTGCTGTCTGCGCAGGGGATGGGGAAACACAAATGCTGACTCGGGGGTTTTGTGCCGCTCACCGGGTGATTGCTAATTAGGTAAAATCACAGCAGTACCTGGGCAGCAGACCAGCCGGCATCCTTCGGGCACGGGGGAAAGGGCAAGGCAGTCCCCACCCCATGAAATAGTCTCGGGGGGGAAAGGGACCCAGGCTCCAAGGGACCTGCTGCCGCAGGCTGATCACACTCAGATGCCCTTTGGGGGAGGCAGCTCGTTAGGGAAGAAGATGCTAATGGGCAAACGAGGCAAGTGCAGGGAAGCTGagctggaggtgggggggtgggctccccagccccctgcacaCCCCCGGGCACTCAACCAGGATGGAGAGCGCACCCCCGGGCGCTCCCTTCTCCCCGGCCATCACCCTCACCCGGGAGCTCTCCTCCAAAACAGGCAGGACACCCAACCACAGAGCCAAGCCACGCTGCGGAGGGAGACGCGGTCCACCAGGCAAGAGCCAGGGACCGCGGCGTCCGAGAGAAGGCCGAGAGCTGCCGTGCCCTGCCCCTCCGACACTGCCCCACGGAGCGGGGAGGCTGGTTTTAGTAGCGGGGCAATGCCCCGAAATCGGCTGCTTTTGCTGGAAGCCGGAGCCCATCGCCTTCCGCCCAGGGCGTGCCGGCAGGGGCATCAGCAGCCCCATGACAGCCACCTGCGTCACGCTCGCCCCGTCCGGCTCGAGGCTCAGGGAGGAGCGTGCTGCCTGTCAAGACCCGCCTGGACCAGGCTCTTTCTGTTCCTGTCAGATTTAAggggttgttttggggttttttgcagctTGTGGTTTAACctttaactgctttttaaaaaaacccacattttcaGGCTGTAGGTGAATTCGCATTTATCACCCGCCCCAGCTTTGTCACCTGGATTCATGTGAAGTGCTTTGCACTGCGGCTGGCAAGCGGGGCCAGCACCTCCTCTTGCGACAGCTTGTACCGGCTCCTGGCCAAACACCACCGCGGCAGCCCCAGACAGCAGCGGTAAACAAGGAGACCGGCTGCGTCCACACGTGCCGTAACCCCTGCCCGGTCCTAGCCCGGCAGCTCCGCCAAGCCACAGGCGGATCCAGGAGGCCAGGAGCCACCGTGGATTTCACTGCCGAAGCTCCGGGTTAGAAATCAGTCCAGAGAAGCTGATGACAAGTGCAAatctctcctcccagccctccccaggcagcagcattGTCACAGAGCAGCTGAATATTGGTTTACTCCCGTCCCAAGGGAGGCGAGGATGCCACTAGCCTCCGAGTACGAACACAAAAATGCGCGTTAGGAATTTACTCCTCAAATCTAGCAATTTAGACGGGGGAGCCTCGACTCCAAATTCCATTACGTCTCGTTACTCTCTGTCACTCCCTCAGCTTTTAAAGTTAAGAGTTCCCCAAATGGCTCCGTTTTGTTACTCCTAAGCAGAACGACAACCCAAGCTCCTGCGTGCATTTGTGCCTCACGAAGCTCCTCTGACGGCTGCGTTGGGATCGGGATTGGCTTTCCAAGCCGGGAAGCTCCGCATGGATAccctgaaattatttcctctggatccagccttcccctt comes from Ciconia boyciana chromosome 27, ASM3463844v1, whole genome shotgun sequence and encodes:
- the IKZF4 gene encoding zinc finger protein Eos isoform X2, yielding MDIEDCNGRSYISGSGDSSLEKEFSSAIVGPTVSTPNSQHSSPSRSLSANSIKVEMYSDEEASRLLSQDDRMLEKEDSVIVEDSLSEPLGYCDGTGQEPHSPGGIRLPNGKLKCDICGMVCIGPNVLMVHKRSHTGERPFHCNQCGASFTQKGNLLRHIKLHSGEKPFKCPFCNYACRRRDALTGHLRTHSVSSPTVGKPYKCNYCGRSYKQQSTLEEHKERCHNYLQSLNTEPQSLASQQGDEMRDLEIVPDSLLHPSSDRPTFIDRLANSLTKRKRSTPQKFVGEKQMRFTLSDLPFDVNSGFEKDVEMVSAHHPLDPSYGSSLSLMGGEHLRPLRLPPTNCISEVTPVISSVYTQIQPLPGRLEMPGSREAAEGHEDVPDGVQVVYRGREQAVSPTNGCQDSTDTESNHEERSSQLPAGNCASSRQSPAYAKEDPKLPEGPPAARSTPSSAKEALRVVNEDGEQIRAFKCEHCRILFLDHVMFTIHMGCHGFRDPFECNICGYHSQDRYEFSSHIVRGEHKVG
- the IKZF4 gene encoding zinc finger protein Eos isoform X3, which translates into the protein MDIEDCNGRSYISGICSSWKVSGCVRPASDADMHTQPGLQRCFQGVGCDNTPGYLQQGSGDSSLEKEFSSAIVGPTVSTPNSQHSSPSRSLSANSIKVEMYSDEEASRLLSQDDRMLEKEDSVIVEDSLSEPLGYCDGTGQEPHSPGGIRLPNGKLKCDICGMVCIGPNVLMVHKRSHTGERPFHCNQCGASFTQKGNLLRHIKLHSGEKPFKCPFCNYACRRRDALTGHLRTHSVSSPTVGKPYKCNYCGRSYKQQSTLEEHKERCHNYLQSLNTEPQSLASQQGEKQMRFTLSDLPFDVNSGFEKDVEMVSAHHPLDPSYGSSLSLMGGEHLRPLRLPPTNCISEVTPVISSVYTQIQPLPGRLEMPGSREAAEGHEDVPDGVQVVYRGREQAVSPTNGCQDSTDTESNHEERSSQLPAGNCASSRQSPAYAKEDPKLPEGPPAARSTPSSAKEALRVVNEDGEQIRAFKCEHCRILFLDHVMFTIHMGCHGFRDPFECNICGYHSQDRYEFSSHIVRGEHKVG
- the IKZF4 gene encoding zinc finger protein Eos isoform X1; its protein translation is MDIEDCNGRSYISGICSSWKVSGCVRPASDADMHTQPGLQRCFQGVGCDNTPGYLQQGSGDSSLEKEFSSAIVGPTVSTPNSQHSSPSRSLSANSIKVEMYSDEEASRLLSQDDRMLEKEDSVIVEDSLSEPLGYCDGTGQEPHSPGGIRLPNGKLKCDICGMVCIGPNVLMVHKRSHTGERPFHCNQCGASFTQKGNLLRHIKLHSGEKPFKCPFCNYACRRRDALTGHLRTHSVSSPTVGKPYKCNYCGRSYKQQSTLEEHKERCHNYLQSLNTEPQSLASQQGDEMRDLEIVPDSLLHPSSDRPTFIDRLANSLTKRKRSTPQKFVGEKQMRFTLSDLPFDVNSGFEKDVEMVSAHHPLDPSYGSSLSLMGGEHLRPLRLPPTNCISEVTPVISSVYTQIQPLPGRLEMPGSREAAEGHEDVPDGVQVVYRGREQAVSPTNGCQDSTDTESNHEERSSQLPAGNCASSRQSPAYAKEDPKLPEGPPAARSTPSSAKEALRVVNEDGEQIRAFKCEHCRILFLDHVMFTIHMGCHGFRDPFECNICGYHSQDRYEFSSHIVRGEHKVG
- the IKZF4 gene encoding zinc finger protein Eos isoform X5, coding for MYSDEEASRLLSQDDRMLEKEDSVIVEDSLSEPLGYCDGTGQEPHSPGGIRLPNGKLKCDICGMVCIGPNVLMVHKRSHTGERPFHCNQCGASFTQKGNLLRHIKLHSGEKPFKCPFCNYACRRRDALTGHLRTHSVSSPTVGKPYKCNYCGRSYKQQSTLEEHKERCHNYLQSLNTEPQSLASQQGDEMRDLEIVPDSLLHPSSDRPTFIDRLANSLTKRKRSTPQKFVGEKQMRFTLSDLPFDVNSGFEKDVEMVSAHHPLDPSYGSSLSLMGGEHLRPLRLPPTNCISEVTPVISSVYTQIQPLPGRLEMPGSREAAEGHEDVPDGVQVVYRGREQAVSPTNGCQDSTDTESNHEERSSQLPAGNCASSRQSPAYAKEDPKLPEGPPAARSTPSSAKEALRVVNEDGEQIRAFKCEHCRILFLDHVMFTIHMGCHGFRDPFECNICGYHSQDRYEFSSHIVRGEHKVG
- the IKZF4 gene encoding zinc finger protein Eos isoform X4 — encoded protein: MDIEDCNGRSYISGSGDSSLEKEFSSAIVGPTVSTPNSQHSSPSRSLSANSIKVEMYSDEEASRLLSQDDRMLEKEDSVIVEDSLSEPLGYCDGTGQEPHSPGGIRLPNGKLKCDICGMVCIGPNVLMVHKRSHTGERPFHCNQCGASFTQKGNLLRHIKLHSGEKPFKCPFCNYACRRRDALTGHLRTHSVSSPTVGKPYKCNYCGRSYKQQSTLEEHKERCHNYLQSLNTEPQSLASQQGEKQMRFTLSDLPFDVNSGFEKDVEMVSAHHPLDPSYGSSLSLMGGEHLRPLRLPPTNCISEVTPVISSVYTQIQPLPGRLEMPGSREAAEGHEDVPDGVQVVYRGREQAVSPTNGCQDSTDTESNHEERSSQLPAGNCASSRQSPAYAKEDPKLPEGPPAARSTPSSAKEALRVVNEDGEQIRAFKCEHCRILFLDHVMFTIHMGCHGFRDPFECNICGYHSQDRYEFSSHIVRGEHKVG